One part of the Aspergillus fumigatus Af293 chromosome 7, whole genome shotgun sequence genome encodes these proteins:
- a CDS encoding glycosyltransferase family 69 protein — MHLIPFDFGPFLRHGLLRRYGPRRRLLQALLISVALWTVLEVLVIYRRVSAAEAIKPHMPQKPERIYIASMHWNNEEILRSHWNDAIVQLAKTWGTENVFVSVYESGSWDDTKGALRDLDVELDRLGVRRNITLSDTTHQDEISVSPSSEGWVDTPRGRKELRRIPYLARLRNLTLRPLEDLERQGIAFDKILFLNDVVFTVDDVIELLNTNEGVYAAACSIDYSRPPLYYDTFALRDSYGDEHVMQTWPYFRSTVSRHALFNMSPVPVKSCWNGMVAMPIEPFVSATPLRFRGIPDSLAVFHLEGSECCLIHADNPLSGHQGVYLNPKVRVGYNGPAYEAVHPAGSWLSPQYIALALWENRFRRWATTTLFKKFVVRRRLAQWKALSSGRHEPGEFCLINEMQVLVANGWAHV, encoded by the exons ATGCACCTGATCCCTTTTGATTTTGGCCCGTTTCTCCGTCATGGGCTGCTTCGCCGGTACGGACCGCGCCGCCGCCTTCTCCAGGCCTTGTTGATAAGCGTCGCGCTTTGGACTGTCCTAGAGGTGCTGGTTATCTATCGACGAGTCTCAGCAGCGGAAGCGATCAAGCCCCATATGCCACAGAAACCGGAGCGAATCTACATTGCGAGTATGCACTGGAATAATGAGGAGATTCTAAGGAGTCACTGGAATGACGCAATCGTTCAATTGGCTAAAACCTGGGGTACGGAGAATGTCTTCGTCAGTGTCTATGAGAGCGGGAGCTGGGATGATACAAAGGGCGCGCTTCGTGATCTCGATGTGGAGCTGGATCGCCTCGGTGTGCGACGGAACATCACCCTCTCAGACACGACTCACCAGGATGAAATCTCCGTTTCTCCCTCGAGTGAAGGCTGGGTAGATACTCCTCGTGGTCGGAAGGAACTCAGGCGAATACCTTACCTGGCTCGGCTTCGTAACTTGACCCTGCGTCCTCTGGAGGACCTTGAACGGCAAGGGATAGCCTTTGATAAGATTCTTTTCTTGAATGACGTGGTATTCACC GTGGATGACGTTATTGAACTGCTTAACACAAACGAGGGAGTATACGCCGCGGCCTGCTCTATAGATTATTCCCGACCTCCGTTGTATTATGATACTTTTGCTTTGCGGGATAGTTATGGCGACGAGCATGTCATGCAGACGTGGCCCTATTTCCGTTCTACAGTATCTCGGCATGCGCTTTTCAACATGTCCCCTGTTCCCGTCAAGAGTTGCTGGAATGGCATGG TCGCTATGCCCATTGAGCCCTTTGTCTCGGCAACACCGCTGCGATTCCGTGGGATTCCCGATTCTCTCGCAGTATTTCATCTGGAGGGCTCTGAATGTTGCTTGATCCATGCGGATAATCCTCTTTCTGGACATCAGGGCGTCTACCTGAATCCCAAGGTCCGGGTTGGTTACAACGGCCCCGCATACGAAGCAGTCCACCCTGCTGGCTCCTGGCTGTCTCCACAATATATTGCCTTGGCACTGTGGGAGAACAGATTCCGACGTTGGGCAACCACGACCCTCTTCAAGAAGTTCGTCGTTCGACGCAGACTTGCTCAATGGAAGGCGCTCTCTAGCGGCCGACATGAACCTGGCGAGTTCTGCTTGATTAACGAGATGCAGGTGCTCGTCGCGAATGGCTGGGCCCATGTATAG
- a CDS encoding polysaccharide lyase family 1 protein, which yields MKYAAFLPTIGALVSQAIAIGVQGTAEGFASSVTGGGSATLVYPSTTDELVSYLGDSEARVIVLTKTFDFTGTEGTTTATGCAPWGTASGCQVAINKDNWCINYQSSAPSVSVTYDNAGSLGITVNSNKSLIGEGTSGVIKGKGLRIVSGAKNIIIQNIAITDINPKYVWGGDAITINQADLVWVDHVTTARIGRQHYVLGTEASNRITLSNNYIDGESDYSATCDNHHYWNIYLDGSSDKVTLKGNYLYKTSGRAPKVQGNTYLHAVNNYWNDNSNHAFEIGDGAYVLAEGNLFSDVTAAVESSSFTGELFGSASASSTCQSYIGRDCVANSFSSSGTLSGSNVDVLSKFKGETVASASAAGTSPASSAGQGHL from the exons ATGAAGTACGCTGCTTTTCTTCCCACCATCGGTGCGCTGGTCTCCCAGGCCATTGCGATTGGCGTCCAAGGCACCGCCGAGGGTTTTGCCTCGTCCGTGACTGGCGGTGGCAGCGCTACCCTCGTCTATCCTTCCACCACCGACGAGCTGGTCTCGTACCTTGGTGATAGCGAGGCCCGTGTGATTGTGCTCACCAAGACCTTTGACTTCACTGGAACCGAGGGTACCACCACCGCGACTGGCTGCGCGCCTTGGGGTACTGCCTCTGGCTGCCAGGTAGCCATCAACAAGGATAACTGGTGCATCAACTACCAGTCGAGTGCTCCCTCTGTCTCGGTGACCTA TGATAATGCCGGCTCGCTTGGTATCACCGTCAACTCCAACAAGTCCCTCATCGGCGAGGGCACCTCCGGCgtcatcaagggcaagggccTTCGTATCGTCAGCGGTGCTAAGAACATCATCATTCA GAACATCGCCATCACCGACATCAACCCCAAGTACGTCTGGGGAGGCgacgccatcaccatcaaccagGCCGACCTCGTCTGGGTCGACCATGTAACT ACCGCCCGCATCGGCCGCCAACACTACGTCCTCGGCACCGAAGCCAGCAACCGCATCACCCTCTCCAACAACTACATCGACGGCGAATCCGACTACTCGGCCACCTGCGACAACCACCACTACTGGAACATCTACCTGGACGGCTCCAGCGACAAGGTCACCCTGAAGGGCAACTACCTGTACAAGACCAGCGGCCGCGCGCCCAAGGTCCAGGGCAACACCTACCTGCACGCCGTCAACAACTACTGGAACGACAACTCCAACCACGCCTTCGAGATCGGCGACGGCGCCTACGTGCTCGCCGAGGGGAACCTCTTCTCCGACGTGACTGCCGCCGTCGAGTCCTCTAGCTTCACGGGTGAGCTGTTCGGCTCCGCGAGTGCTTCCTCGACCTGCCAGTCGTATATTGGCCGTGACTGTGTGGCCAATTCGTTCTCCAGCTCTGGGACGCTCTCTGGGTCGAATGTTGATGTGCTGTCCAAGTTTAAGGGCGAGACTGTTGCCTCGGCGAGTGCGGCTGGTActtctcctgcttcctcGGCTGGTCAGGGGCACCTGTAA